A genomic window from Cupriavidus basilensis includes:
- a CDS encoding ABC transporter ATP-binding protein, whose translation MNAPAPVVPAPVLSARKLTRRFGGLTAVGDVDLDLALHEIHAVIGTNGAGKSTLINMLSGELPPSAGALQLQGRDVTGWSQPRLAREGVGRSYQRNNIFLPLTVRENCRLAAQSRAQRAWRLWEGAQRCRTSRALGDEALECAGLAGCADTVATALSHGQKRQLEVAMCLATQPTVLLLDEPLAGMGAEESARMLALLRSLRDGHAVLLVEHDMEAVFSVADRITVMVNGTVIASGDPEAIRVNREVQQAYLGEEPEGGKAGEGGEQGADSRQAALHREQAA comes from the coding sequence ATGAACGCACCTGCACCTGTCGTACCTGCGCCGGTCTTGTCGGCCCGCAAGCTGACTCGCCGCTTTGGCGGCCTCACCGCGGTGGGCGACGTGGACCTGGACCTGGCCTTGCATGAGATCCACGCGGTGATCGGCACCAATGGCGCGGGCAAGTCCACGCTGATCAATATGTTGTCGGGCGAGCTGCCGCCATCGGCTGGCGCGTTGCAATTGCAGGGGCGCGACGTGACCGGCTGGTCGCAACCACGCCTGGCGCGCGAGGGCGTGGGCCGCAGCTACCAGCGCAACAATATCTTCCTGCCGCTGACGGTGCGCGAGAACTGCCGCTTGGCGGCACAGTCGCGCGCGCAGCGGGCCTGGCGGCTATGGGAGGGCGCGCAGCGTTGCCGCACCAGCCGCGCGCTGGGCGACGAAGCCTTGGAGTGCGCCGGCCTGGCGGGCTGCGCGGATACCGTTGCCACGGCGCTGTCGCATGGCCAGAAGCGCCAGCTTGAGGTGGCGATGTGCCTGGCCACCCAGCCCACCGTGTTGCTGCTGGATGAGCCATTGGCCGGCATGGGCGCGGAGGAGTCGGCACGCATGCTTGCGCTGCTGCGTTCGCTGCGCGATGGCCACGCGGTGCTGCTGGTCGAGCACGACATGGAGGCGGTGTTCTCCGTGGCGGACCGGATCACGGTGATGGTCAACGGCACTGTGATCGCCTCGGGCGATCCCGAAGCGATCCGCGTCAATCGCGAAGTCCAGCAGGCTTACCTGGGCGAGGAGCCTGAGGGGGGCAAGGCGGGGGAGGGGGGCGAGCAGGGGGCGGATTCCCGCCAGGCGGCCCTGCATAGGGAGCAGGCAGCATGA
- a CDS encoding alpha/beta fold hydrolase, with protein MQSELVEIPFDGRRIQIEIQWLRPQRQERPLVVFLHEGLGSISMWRDYPAVLCEAGDFRGLVLSRYGYGRSTPRPAPEKWGVDFMHRQAREALPALFDTLEIGPGRKRGKPWLFGHSDGGSIALIHAASFPQAVDGITVLAPHILVEDLSVSSIRATREAYLQTDLRSKLARHHDDVDSAFWGWNDIWLDPAFRAFDLHPLLSQIQCPVLAVQGEDDEYGTMAQIEGIHRYAPQTVLLKLPRCGHSPHRDQPGPLTDAAVRFITAHTSYLK; from the coding sequence ATGCAAAGCGAATTGGTGGAAATTCCGTTCGACGGCCGTCGTATCCAGATAGAGATCCAGTGGCTGCGGCCGCAGCGGCAGGAGCGCCCGCTGGTGGTCTTCCTGCACGAGGGGTTGGGTTCGATCAGCATGTGGCGCGACTATCCCGCCGTGCTGTGCGAGGCTGGGGACTTTCGCGGGCTGGTGCTGTCGCGTTATGGCTACGGGCGCTCCACCCCGCGTCCCGCCCCGGAAAAGTGGGGCGTCGACTTCATGCATCGCCAGGCGCGCGAGGCACTGCCGGCGCTGTTCGATACACTCGAGATTGGGCCGGGACGCAAACGTGGCAAGCCCTGGCTGTTCGGCCACAGCGACGGCGGCTCGATCGCGCTGATTCATGCCGCGAGTTTTCCTCAGGCGGTCGATGGCATCACCGTGCTGGCGCCGCACATCCTGGTGGAGGACCTCTCGGTGAGCAGCATCCGGGCCACCCGCGAGGCCTATCTGCAGACGGACCTGCGCAGCAAGCTGGCGCGCCATCACGACGATGTGGATTCCGCCTTCTGGGGTTGGAACGATATCTGGCTCGATCCCGCGTTTCGCGCCTTCGACCTGCATCCGCTGCTGTCGCAGATCCAATGTCCCGTGCTGGCGGTTCAAGGCGAGGACGACGAATACGGCACCATGGCGCAGATTGAGGGTATCCATCGATATGCGCCACAAACCGTCCTGCTTAAACTCCCGCGATGCGGCCACTCGCCTCACCGCGACCAGCCCGGGCCGTTGACGGACGCGGCAGTCAGGTTTATAACGGCACATACTTCATACCTAAAATAA
- a CDS encoding ABC transporter ATP-binding protein: MNAPSEMIAARGVHAWYGSSHVLRGIDFSVGTGETVGLLGRNGMGKSTLLRTLLGHVRQREGAILAGGRDVSRAQPYEVARLGVAYVPEGRGIFPNLSVRENLLMAARKGPSGRMDWDEARVLDLFPRLKERLGHGGQQLSGGEQQMLSIGRALMTNPDCLILDEATEGLAPRIVAEIWQVIATVRATGIASVVVDRNYRTVLANADRVVVLEKGMVVMNGPAAELAVEPGLLDRYLGV, translated from the coding sequence ATGAATGCGCCAAGCGAGATGATTGCCGCACGCGGCGTGCATGCCTGGTATGGCAGCAGCCATGTCCTGCGCGGGATCGACTTCAGCGTCGGCACGGGCGAGACCGTGGGCTTGCTGGGGCGTAACGGCATGGGCAAGAGCACGCTGCTGCGTACTCTCCTGGGCCATGTGCGGCAGCGCGAGGGCGCCATCCTCGCTGGCGGGCGCGACGTCTCCCGTGCGCAGCCGTATGAAGTGGCACGCCTGGGCGTGGCCTATGTGCCCGAAGGACGGGGCATCTTCCCCAATCTCTCAGTGCGCGAGAACCTCTTGATGGCGGCGCGCAAAGGGCCATCCGGCCGGATGGACTGGGACGAGGCAAGGGTGCTGGACCTGTTCCCGCGCCTCAAGGAGCGCCTTGGCCACGGTGGGCAGCAACTGTCCGGGGGCGAGCAGCAGATGCTGTCGATCGGCAGGGCCCTGATGACCAACCCGGACTGCCTGATCCTCGATGAGGCGACCGAAGGCCTGGCGCCACGCATTGTCGCCGAGATCTGGCAGGTCATTGCCACCGTGCGCGCCACCGGCATTGCATCCGTGGTGGTGGATCGCAACTACCGCACGGTGCTGGCCAATGCCGATCGGGTGGTGGTGCTGGAGAAGGGCATGGTCGTCATGAACGGGCCTGCGGCCGAACTGGCGGTGGAACCTGGCTTGCTGGATCGCTATCTTGGCGTTTGA
- a CDS encoding Tex family protein, translating to MSTLPASVMQKIVSLIAAELSVQPRQVAAAVELLDEGATVPFIARYRKEVTGNLDDTHLRNLEERLLYLREMEERRATILASIEEQGKLTPELRAAVEGAETKQVLEDLYLPYKPKRRTRAQIARECGLEPLALALLADPTLDPQAEAAKYVNGNPTADGGVPDIKAALDGARDILSEQFGETAELLGKVREHLWSHGLVTSSVMEGKEGAEEEKFRDYYEYSETIRTIPSHRALALFRGRNAGVLMVKLGLGEEQDAMVPHPCEGMIARHVGIQNQNRPADKWLADVCRWCWRVKVQPHLETELLTQLRETAESEAIKVFGRNLHELLLAAPAGPKSVMGIDPGIRTGCKVAVVDATGKLIDTATIYPHEPRRDWNGSLATLARMAKQHNVMLVSIGNGTASRETDKLVLDLMKALPEAKLTKIVVSEAGASVYSASELAAKEFPDLDVSIRGAVSIARRLQDPLAELVKIDPKSIGVGQYQHDVNQRELARALDAVVEDCVNAVGVDVNTASAPLLARVSGLNTVLARNIVEYRDANGAFPNRAALKKVPRLGDKTFEQAAGFLRVNDGDNPLDRSSVHPEAYPVVKRILDQIKKGLPEVMGNREALRGLSPTSFTDETFGLPTVRDILSELEKPGRDPRPEFKTATFQDGVEDIKHLQPGMVLEGVVTNVAAFGAFVDIGVHQDGLVHISALSTKFIKDAHEAVKAGQIVKVKVMEVDVKRNRIGLTMRLDDEPGQGPVRAGQTDRGNAPRQGQGQRPGQGKGFGGNQRRDEPSGAMAAAFAKLKR from the coding sequence ATGTCCACTCTGCCAGCTTCCGTCATGCAAAAGATCGTGTCGCTCATCGCGGCCGAACTGTCCGTCCAACCCCGCCAGGTGGCGGCGGCCGTAGAACTGCTCGACGAAGGCGCGACCGTGCCGTTCATTGCGCGCTACCGCAAGGAAGTGACCGGCAACCTGGACGACACGCATCTGCGCAATCTGGAAGAACGCCTGCTCTATCTGCGCGAGATGGAAGAGCGCCGCGCCACCATCCTCGCCTCGATCGAGGAACAGGGCAAGCTGACGCCCGAGCTGCGCGCAGCCGTCGAAGGCGCAGAAACCAAGCAGGTCCTGGAAGACCTTTACCTGCCCTACAAACCCAAACGCCGCACCCGCGCCCAGATCGCGCGCGAATGCGGGCTGGAACCGCTGGCGCTGGCGTTGCTGGCCGACCCCACGCTGGACCCGCAGGCGGAGGCTGCCAAGTACGTCAACGGCAACCCCACCGCCGACGGCGGCGTGCCGGACATCAAGGCCGCACTGGATGGCGCGCGCGACATCCTGTCGGAACAGTTTGGCGAAACCGCCGAACTGCTCGGCAAAGTACGCGAGCACCTGTGGAGCCATGGCCTGGTCACCTCCTCGGTGATGGAAGGCAAGGAAGGCGCGGAAGAAGAGAAATTCCGCGATTACTACGAATACAGCGAAACCATCCGCACCATTCCGTCCCACCGCGCGCTGGCGCTGTTCCGCGGCCGCAATGCGGGCGTGCTGATGGTCAAGCTCGGCCTGGGCGAGGAACAGGACGCCATGGTGCCGCACCCGTGCGAAGGCATGATCGCGCGCCATGTCGGCATCCAGAACCAGAACCGCCCTGCCGACAAGTGGCTGGCCGATGTCTGCCGCTGGTGCTGGCGCGTCAAGGTGCAGCCGCACCTGGAAACCGAGCTGCTGACCCAGCTGCGTGAAACCGCGGAAAGCGAAGCCATCAAGGTGTTCGGCCGCAACCTGCACGAACTGCTGTTGGCCGCGCCGGCGGGACCGAAGTCCGTGATGGGCATCGACCCGGGCATCCGCACCGGCTGCAAAGTGGCCGTGGTCGACGCCACCGGCAAGCTGATCGACACCGCCACCATCTACCCGCACGAGCCGCGCCGCGACTGGAACGGCTCGCTCGCCACGCTGGCGCGCATGGCCAAGCAGCACAATGTCATGCTGGTTTCGATCGGCAACGGCACCGCCAGCCGCGAAACCGACAAGCTGGTGCTGGACCTGATGAAGGCCTTGCCCGAAGCCAAGCTGACCAAGATCGTGGTCAGCGAAGCCGGCGCCTCGGTGTACTCGGCATCGGAGCTGGCCGCCAAGGAATTCCCGGACCTCGACGTGTCGATTCGCGGCGCGGTCTCGATCGCGCGGCGCCTGCAGGATCCGCTGGCGGAACTCGTCAAGATCGATCCCAAGTCGATCGGCGTGGGCCAGTACCAGCATGACGTGAACCAGCGCGAGCTGGCCCGCGCGCTGGACGCCGTGGTGGAGGATTGCGTGAACGCCGTGGGGGTGGACGTGAACACCGCCTCGGCCCCGCTGCTGGCCCGCGTGTCCGGCCTGAACACGGTGCTGGCGCGCAATATCGTCGAGTACCGCGATGCCAACGGGGCCTTCCCCAATCGCGCCGCGCTGAAGAAGGTGCCGCGACTGGGTGACAAGACGTTCGAGCAGGCCGCTGGCTTCCTGCGCGTCAACGATGGCGACAATCCGCTGGACCGCTCCTCGGTCCACCCGGAAGCCTACCCGGTGGTCAAGCGGATCCTCGACCAGATCAAGAAGGGCTTGCCGGAAGTGATGGGCAATCGCGAAGCGCTGCGCGGCCTGTCGCCGACATCCTTCACGGACGAGACCTTCGGCCTGCCGACCGTGCGCGACATCCTGTCCGAGCTGGAAAAGCCCGGCCGCGACCCGCGCCCCGAGTTCAAGACCGCCACCTTCCAGGACGGCGTGGAAGACATCAAGCACCTGCAGCCGGGCATGGTGCTCGAAGGCGTGGTCACCAACGTTGCCGCCTTCGGCGCGTTCGTCGATATCGGTGTGCATCAGGACGGACTAGTCCATATCTCCGCCCTGTCCACCAAGTTCATCAAGGATGCGCACGAGGCGGTCAAGGCTGGCCAGATCGTCAAGGTCAAGGTGATGGAGGTGGACGTCAAGCGCAACCGCATCGGCCTGACCATGCGCCTGGACGACGAGCCCGGCCAGGGGCCGGTCCGCGCGGGCCAGACCGACCGCGGCAACGCGCCGCGCCAGGGTCAGGGCCAGCGGCCCGGCCAGGGCAAGGGGTTCGGCGGCAATCAGCGCCGCGATGAACCGTCAGGCGCCATGGCGGCGGCCTTCGCCAAGCTCAAGCGCTGA
- a CDS encoding branched-chain amino acid ABC transporter permease, translating to MPWLGGLGWLAAFAVLAVLPLLLNADGQRFYIELVSKVMIMAIFALSLQLLIGYTGLVSLGHAAYFAMAAYATAMMAPQAGPGNGWLMLLGALGAAALLALVVGALVLRTRGIYFIMVTLAFAQMVYFVFHDTKIAGGSDGTYIYFRPEFGLLGAHPFDVNDVTHFYWLVLGALVLTVAGLAVVLRSRFGHALVGIKHNEQRMRAAGYATYRYQLGAFVVAGTFAGLAGYLYAIQYGFVNPEIASWHQSGNAMLMVILGGAGSLAGAVLGAFSFVLLAEWFSTLTKHWQLLMGGFVILAVALLPHGLISLARGAARRRQGGSR from the coding sequence ATGCCCTGGCTGGGCGGCCTGGGCTGGCTGGCCGCGTTTGCGGTGCTGGCGGTGCTGCCGCTACTGCTGAATGCGGATGGGCAGCGCTTTTACATCGAGCTGGTCAGCAAGGTCATGATCATGGCCATCTTCGCGCTGTCGCTGCAGTTGCTGATCGGCTACACCGGACTGGTCAGCCTGGGCCATGCGGCTTACTTTGCCATGGCCGCCTACGCCACCGCGATGATGGCGCCGCAGGCCGGTCCGGGCAACGGCTGGCTTATGCTGCTGGGCGCGCTTGGCGCGGCCGCGCTGCTGGCGCTGGTGGTGGGCGCGCTGGTGCTGCGCACGCGTGGCATCTATTTCATCATGGTTACGCTGGCATTCGCGCAGATGGTGTACTTCGTCTTTCACGACACCAAGATCGCCGGCGGCAGCGACGGTACCTATATCTATTTCCGGCCGGAGTTCGGCCTGTTGGGGGCGCACCCGTTCGACGTCAACGACGTCACGCATTTCTACTGGCTGGTACTTGGCGCGCTGGTGCTCACGGTGGCGGGGCTGGCGGTAGTGCTGCGCTCGCGCTTCGGCCATGCGCTGGTGGGCATCAAGCATAACGAGCAGCGCATGCGTGCTGCCGGTTATGCCACCTATCGCTACCAGCTTGGCGCCTTCGTGGTGGCCGGCACTTTTGCCGGGCTGGCTGGCTACCTGTATGCCATCCAGTACGGCTTCGTCAATCCGGAGATCGCATCCTGGCACCAGTCCGGCAACGCCATGCTGATGGTGATCCTGGGCGGGGCAGGCAGCCTGGCGGGCGCGGTGCTGGGGGCCTTCTCCTTCGTCTTGCTCGCGGAGTGGTTCAGCACGCTGACCAAGCACTGGCAGTTGCTGATGGGCGGCTTTGTCATCCTGGCGGTGGCCTTGCTGCCGCATGGGCTGATCAGCCTGGCCCGTGGTGCCGCGCGCCGGCGCCAAGGAGGATCACGATGA
- a CDS encoding potassium transporter Kup, which yields MTQPATSHYFVESPSKRALVIGAIGVVFGDIGTSPLYALKECFSKEHGIPFSDAAVMGIISMLFWAMIIVVSLKYVMFVMRADNDGEGGILALMALALRTAAPRSRMAKLLMMFGIFGACMFYGDAVITPAISVLSAVEGLEIAAPGLTHFVIPITLVILVALFMIQRSGTAAVGKLFGPIMMVWFAALGALGVYHMMHAPSILMAVNPYYAVTFLMEHSLQAFVVLGSVFLVLTGAEALYADMGHFGIRPIRTGWFAVVMPCLMLNYFGQGAMLLQNPEAVSNPFYLMVPQPLLIPMVLLATCATVIASQAVISGAFSLTSQAIQLGFVPRMRIRYTSDAEIGQIYLPVINWLLLVLVVIVVVAFKKSDNLAAAYGIAVTTTMVITTFLAAVVMRNVWKWNPILVTLIGLTFLLVDLAFFSANLLKIAEGGWFPLLMGGTAFFLLMTWHSGRKLLRARSLEDGIPLEPFIGGLLAHPPHRVEGTAVFLTGNTESVPVSLLHNLKHNRVLHERVVFLSFVTRDVPYVDDDHRLTCKDLGGGVFILKSEYGFKETPDVQRVLDLAQRKLNMQFELMETSFFIARESVIPSKLPGMSMWRESLFAWMHQNGAKPSDFFQIPANRVVELGTKVEI from the coding sequence ATGACCCAGCCCGCAACCAGTCATTATTTCGTCGAAAGTCCCAGCAAGCGTGCGCTGGTGATCGGGGCGATCGGCGTCGTCTTCGGCGATATCGGTACCAGCCCGTTGTACGCGCTCAAGGAGTGCTTCAGTAAAGAGCACGGCATCCCCTTTAGCGACGCAGCCGTCATGGGGATCATCTCCATGTTGTTCTGGGCGATGATCATCGTGGTTTCGCTCAAATATGTGATGTTCGTCATGCGCGCCGACAACGACGGCGAGGGCGGCATCCTGGCCCTGATGGCGCTGGCGCTGCGTACTGCGGCGCCGCGCTCGCGCATGGCAAAGCTGCTGATGATGTTCGGCATCTTCGGCGCCTGCATGTTCTATGGCGACGCGGTGATCACCCCGGCGATCTCGGTCCTGTCCGCGGTGGAGGGCCTGGAGATCGCCGCGCCCGGGCTTACACACTTCGTCATACCGATCACGCTGGTGATCCTGGTGGCCTTGTTCATGATCCAGCGCAGCGGCACCGCCGCGGTGGGCAAGCTGTTCGGGCCCATCATGATGGTGTGGTTCGCCGCGCTGGGCGCCCTGGGCGTGTATCACATGATGCATGCGCCCTCGATCCTGATGGCGGTCAACCCGTACTATGCGGTCACCTTCCTGATGGAGCATTCGCTGCAGGCCTTCGTGGTGCTTGGCTCGGTGTTCCTGGTGCTGACCGGCGCGGAAGCGCTGTACGCCGACATGGGCCACTTTGGCATCCGGCCGATTCGCACGGGCTGGTTCGCGGTGGTGATGCCTTGCCTGATGCTCAACTACTTCGGCCAGGGCGCGATGCTGCTGCAGAACCCCGAAGCCGTCAGCAACCCGTTCTACCTGATGGTGCCGCAGCCCCTGCTGATCCCCATGGTGCTGCTGGCCACGTGCGCCACGGTGATCGCCTCGCAGGCCGTCATCTCCGGTGCTTTCTCGCTGACCAGCCAGGCGATCCAGCTGGGCTTCGTGCCGCGCATGCGCATCCGCTATACCTCGGACGCTGAAATCGGCCAGATCTACTTGCCTGTCATCAACTGGCTCCTGCTGGTGCTGGTGGTGATCGTGGTGGTGGCCTTCAAGAAGTCCGACAACCTGGCGGCCGCCTACGGTATCGCGGTGACCACCACCATGGTGATCACCACGTTCCTGGCCGCCGTGGTCATGCGCAACGTGTGGAAGTGGAACCCGATCCTGGTAACCCTGATCGGCCTGACCTTCCTGCTGGTCGACCTTGCGTTTTTCTCCGCCAACCTGCTCAAGATCGCCGAGGGCGGCTGGTTCCCGCTGCTGATGGGCGGCACCGCCTTCTTCCTGCTGATGACCTGGCACAGCGGGCGCAAGCTGCTGCGCGCACGCAGCCTGGAAGATGGCATTCCGCTCGAGCCGTTTATCGGCGGGCTGCTGGCGCACCCGCCGCATCGAGTCGAAGGCACGGCCGTGTTCCTGACCGGCAACACCGAGTCGGTACCGGTTTCGCTGCTCCACAACCTCAAGCACAACCGCGTGCTGCATGAGCGCGTGGTGTTCCTGAGCTTTGTCACGCGCGACGTGCCCTATGTGGACGATGACCATCGCCTGACCTGCAAGGATCTTGGCGGCGGCGTGTTCATCCTCAAGTCCGAGTACGGCTTCAAGGAAACGCCGGATGTGCAGCGGGTGCTGGATCTGGCCCAGCGCAAGCTCAACATGCAGTTCGAGCTGATGGAAACCTCGTTCTTCATCGCCCGCGAATCGGTGATTCCGTCGAAGCTGCCGGGCATGTCGATGTGGCGCGAAAGCCTGTTCGCTTGGATGCATCAGAACGGTGCCAAGCCCTCGGACTTCTTCCAGATTCCGGCCAACCGTGTGGTTGAGCTGGGAACCAAGGTGGAGATTTGA
- a CDS encoding branched-chain amino acid ABC transporter permease, whose translation MDIVSFFIQCLNSIQYGLLLFLVASGLTLIFGIMGVINLAHGSFYMLGAYLAFTLAGLTGSLLIAVPLGIVLAVAFGYVLEWVFFSYLYEREHLQQVLMTYGLILVFEELRSILVDDDVHGVTVPAMLDWALPIGNDMTYPVYRLFISAICLLVAAAMYLVIRRTRLGMMIRAGATNREMVQSLGINVTVLYRFVFALGVALAVLAGMIAAPVSSVYPGMGSQVLIVCFVVVVIGGIGSVKGAMVASLLLGFVDTFGKVFWQEASGVLVYLLMALILLWKPQGLFKAG comes from the coding sequence ATGGATATCGTTTCCTTCTTCATTCAGTGCCTCAATAGCATCCAGTACGGCCTGTTGCTCTTTCTTGTCGCGAGCGGCCTGACGTTGATCTTCGGCATCATGGGTGTGATCAACCTCGCCCACGGCAGCTTCTACATGCTGGGCGCCTACCTGGCTTTCACGCTGGCCGGGCTGACCGGCAGCCTGCTGATCGCCGTTCCGCTGGGCATCGTGCTGGCGGTGGCGTTCGGCTACGTGCTGGAGTGGGTGTTCTTCAGCTATCTCTATGAGCGCGAGCATCTGCAGCAGGTGCTGATGACCTACGGGCTCATCCTCGTGTTCGAGGAACTGCGCAGCATCCTGGTGGACGACGACGTACATGGCGTGACCGTGCCGGCCATGCTCGACTGGGCCCTGCCGATCGGCAATGACATGACCTATCCGGTCTATCGGCTGTTTATCTCCGCAATCTGCCTGCTGGTGGCCGCGGCCATGTACCTGGTCATCCGCCGCACGCGCCTTGGCATGATGATTCGCGCCGGCGCCACCAATCGCGAGATGGTGCAGTCGCTGGGCATCAACGTCACGGTGCTGTACCGCTTCGTGTTCGCGCTGGGCGTGGCCCTGGCGGTGCTGGCCGGCATGATCGCCGCGCCGGTGTCCTCGGTCTATCCGGGCATGGGTAGCCAGGTGCTGATCGTGTGCTTCGTGGTGGTGGTGATCGGCGGCATCGGCTCGGTCAAGGGGGCCATGGTGGCCTCGCTGCTGCTGGGTTTCGTCGATACGTTCGGCAAGGTGTTCTGGCAGGAGGCCTCCGGCGTGCTGGTCTACCTGCTGATGGCACTCATCCTGCTCTGGAAACCCCAGGGCTTGTTCAAGGCGGGGTAG
- a CDS encoding ABC transporter substrate-binding protein: MHRFTSRGLAPACLAIAASLAFAAGANAQGTGKIKVGFMLPYTGTYASLGNAIENGFKMYVQEQGGKLGGREIEYFKVDDESDPAKSPENATKLIKRDQVDVVVGTVHSGVQMGIVKVAKENNTLLIIPNAGVDEATGPLCGPNIFRSSFSNWQPGYAMGHVLAERGMKKVVTLTWKYAAGEQSVKGFKEAFEAKGGKVVKELSLPFPNVEFQALITEVASIKPDAVFVFFAGGGAVKFVKDWAAAGLKDKIPLYASGFLTDGTLEAQGAAAQGIETTLHYADGLSSPRDKSFRLEYAKAYKLQPDVYAVQGYDAAQLLAAGAGAVKGDMSKKAEVIKAMEQTKVDSPRGTFTLSKAHNPVQDFYLRKVDGRENKLGAVAVKALADPARGCRL, translated from the coding sequence ATGCATCGCTTCACATCGCGCGGGCTGGCCCCCGCATGCCTAGCCATCGCTGCATCCCTTGCCTTTGCTGCGGGCGCCAATGCCCAGGGCACCGGCAAGATCAAGGTTGGCTTCATGCTGCCTTACACGGGCACATACGCGTCGCTGGGCAACGCCATCGAGAATGGCTTCAAGATGTACGTGCAGGAGCAGGGCGGCAAGCTGGGCGGGCGGGAGATCGAGTACTTCAAGGTGGACGACGAGTCCGATCCGGCCAAGTCGCCGGAGAACGCCACCAAGCTGATCAAGCGCGACCAGGTCGACGTGGTGGTGGGCACGGTGCACTCGGGCGTGCAGATGGGCATCGTCAAGGTGGCCAAGGAAAACAACACGCTGCTGATCATCCCCAATGCGGGTGTCGACGAAGCCACCGGCCCACTGTGCGGCCCCAATATCTTCCGATCCTCGTTTTCGAACTGGCAGCCGGGCTACGCCATGGGCCATGTGCTGGCCGAGCGCGGCATGAAGAAGGTGGTCACGCTGACGTGGAAATACGCAGCCGGCGAGCAGTCGGTCAAGGGTTTCAAGGAAGCCTTCGAGGCCAAGGGCGGCAAGGTGGTCAAGGAGTTGAGCCTGCCGTTCCCCAACGTGGAATTCCAGGCGTTGATCACCGAGGTCGCATCGATCAAGCCCGATGCGGTTTTCGTGTTCTTCGCCGGCGGCGGCGCAGTGAAGTTCGTCAAGGACTGGGCCGCGGCGGGCCTCAAGGACAAGATTCCGCTCTATGCGTCGGGCTTTCTCACCGACGGCACGCTGGAAGCACAGGGCGCCGCGGCGCAAGGCATCGAAACCACGCTGCACTATGCCGATGGCCTGTCCAGCCCGCGCGACAAAAGCTTCCGCCTGGAGTACGCCAAGGCCTACAAGCTGCAGCCCGACGTGTACGCCGTGCAGGGCTACGACGCTGCGCAGTTGCTGGCCGCCGGCGCTGGCGCCGTCAAGGGCGACATGAGCAAGAAGGCCGAGGTCATCAAGGCGATGGAGCAGACCAAGGTCGATAGCCCGCGCGGGACGTTCACGCTGTCGAAGGCCCACAATCCGGTGCAGGATTTCTACCTGCGCAAAGTCGATGGCCGGGAGAACAAGCTGGGCGCCGTCGCGGTGAAGGCGTTGGCCGATCCGGCGCGCGGCTGCCGGCTCTGA